One Malania oleifera isolate guangnan ecotype guangnan chromosome 10, ASM2987363v1, whole genome shotgun sequence genomic region harbors:
- the LOC131165674 gene encoding phosphoglucan phosphatase DSP4, amyloplastic — protein sequence MNCLQNLPSSYVLPLQSFKSHKRKLSSSVSVLGRMNSTDLCRSIAAKAISGSTSDAEMSGSEIEEEKSTAYSHNMTEAMGAVLTYRHELGMNYNFIRPDLIVGSCLQTPEDVDKLRNVGVKTILCLQQDPDLEYFGVDISAIREYAKTYDDIQHLRAEIRDFDAFDLRMRLPAVVGKLHKAVNRNGGVTYIHCTAGLGRAPAVALAYMFWVQGYKLSEAHTLLQSKRPSFPKLDAIKNATADILAGFTKKHVTLTWEGDNSSTVEISGLDFGWGQRVPMKYDEEQGFWILERELPEGHYEYKYVIDGEWVCNKYELVTHRNNDGHVNNYVQVFDNDPNGFVATMRRRLTGKDPELTQDERLRIRRCLEACPDEEE from the exons ATGAATTGTCTTCAGAATCTTCCCAG CTCATATGTTTTGCCCTTGCAAAGCTTCAAAAGCCATAAAAGAAAGCTTTCTTCCTCTGTCAGTGTTCTG GGAAGGATGAATTCTACCGACCTGTGCCGGAGTATTGCTGCGAAG GCAATCTCTGGTTCCACATCCGACGCTGAGATGAGTGGATCTGAAATAGAGGAGGAAAAATCTACGGCATATAGTCATAACATGACAGAAGCTATGGGTGCTG TCTTGACATATCGGCATGAACTGGGGATGAACTACAATTTCATTCGTCCAGACTTGATTGTTGGGTCATGCTTACAG ACTCCTGAAGATGTTGACAAGCTTCGAAATGTCGGAGTGAAAACCATTCTTTGCTTGCAGCAAGATCCAGATCTTGA ATATTTTGGGGTTGATATAAGTGCCATACGTGAGTATGCAAAAACATATGATGACATCCAACACTTACGTGCTGAAATAAG GGACTTTGATGCCTTTGATCTAAGGATGCGGCTGCCTGCTGTTGTTGGCAAATTACACAAGGCTGTAAATCGGAATGGAGGTGTAACTTACATACATTGCACAGCTGGACTTGGGAGAGCTCCTGCTGTTGCG TTGGCTTACATGTTCTGGGTTCAGGGCTATAAACTTAGTGAAGCTCACACTTTGTTGCAG AGTAAACGTCCAAGCTTTCCGAAGTTGGATGCTATAAAAAATGCGACTGCTGACATT CTTGCAGGCTTCACAAAGAAGCATGTCACATTGACATGGGAAGGTGACAACAGTTCCACTGTGGAAATTTCTGGACTTGATTTTGGATGGGGCCAG AGAGTACCGATGAAATATGATGAGGAACAAGGTTTCTGGATTCTTGAGAGGGAATTGCCG GAAGGGCACTATGAGTACAAATACGTCATTGATGGTGAATGGGTGTGCAATAAATATGAGCTTGTTACTCATCGAAACAACGATGGTCATGTCAACAATTATGTTCAG GTTTTTGACAATGATCCAAATGGCTTTGTTGCTACAATGCGAAGGAGGTTAACTGGCAAGGATCCTGAGCTTACGCAGGATGAGCGACTCAGAATAAGGCGGTGTCTTGAAGCTTGTCCAGATGAAGAAGAGTAA